A genomic segment from Synergistaceae bacterium encodes:
- a CDS encoding TRAP transporter fused permease subunit, protein MSLRSIAAIIVTVAFFAFQMYIALIKQFAPMLQSPVHLIFALTLVFIYFPADNYYRKKVKKAAEDIGELPDPVILNKYSWVNWIDIFAFAGIAYLVWYILTQFTRLNEFVIGVEEVLPMDHAAMIITILLLLVAVYRTLGGILAGFITVFIIYAWTSPYMPGILHTNLKPFDQFIEEFTSGMTMTESGVFGTPLLTSANTLFYFIVFGAFFSTIGGGQLLIDMGMKLSNKSSGGPAKAAVLSSGLMGMISGSAVANVATTGVMTIPMMKKIGYEPEEAGAVEAVASTGGQIMPPIMGVGAFIMAEMLGVNYMSIAASAIIPAVAYYFAVFVLVDKLAAKRAANLDTTADASIRVDRPILTRLYLLIPAILLVVWIIRGYSLMRAGMVGIFSCLACDVINYFVNKPDFLDLKKLWGCCVDGAKQAAAIAIPTAACGIIINVVTQQTSLATNLSTLIRSLGTSYLFLALVIAMIGCMILGMALPTVAAYLVGVILFVPCIQPILLQTGLPRATADLCANMFVFYYGIMAQITPPVCVASYTAAGIAGADAMKTGLKGFTFAMVGFLVPFVFVYNPPLLLKGEWSEIIIAVIQLALGTYFLAVMVAGYFKTHLNTIERILLFAAALSLIAPEIISSIVGAVLGIAILFINARNAKK, encoded by the coding sequence ATGAGTTTGCGTTCAATCGCAGCAATTATTGTAACAGTAGCGTTTTTTGCATTCCAGATGTATATCGCGCTTATTAAGCAATTTGCACCTATGTTACAAAGTCCGGTACACTTAATTTTTGCGCTGACTCTGGTATTTATTTATTTTCCGGCTGACAATTATTATCGCAAGAAAGTCAAGAAAGCAGCTGAAGACATCGGAGAGCTTCCAGACCCCGTTATATTAAATAAATATTCTTGGGTCAACTGGATAGACATTTTTGCATTTGCCGGAATAGCTTATTTAGTGTGGTACATTTTGACTCAATTTACGCGCTTAAATGAATTTGTTATCGGCGTTGAAGAAGTCCTCCCGATGGATCACGCAGCTATGATAATCACGATTTTATTATTGCTCGTTGCTGTATATAGAACTCTCGGCGGGATTCTTGCGGGATTTATTACAGTTTTCATAATTTACGCGTGGACATCGCCCTATATGCCCGGAATCTTGCACACAAATTTAAAGCCTTTCGATCAATTTATAGAAGAGTTCACGTCAGGAATGACAATGACAGAGAGCGGCGTTTTCGGTACTCCATTATTGACGAGCGCAAATACTTTATTTTATTTTATCGTGTTCGGCGCGTTTTTCTCGACAATCGGAGGCGGACAACTTTTAATCGATATGGGCATGAAATTATCAAATAAATCATCAGGAGGCCCGGCAAAAGCTGCTGTATTATCTTCCGGATTGATGGGCATGATTTCAGGCTCGGCAGTCGCAAATGTCGCTACTACAGGCGTTATGACAATTCCAATGATGAAGAAAATAGGTTATGAACCTGAAGAGGCCGGAGCAGTCGAGGCAGTAGCTTCAACAGGCGGACAAATTATGCCCCCTATTATGGGAGTCGGAGCTTTCATAATGGCTGAAATGTTAGGCGTAAATTATATGTCGATTGCGGCGAGTGCGATAATTCCTGCGGTTGCGTATTATTTTGCTGTATTTGTTCTCGTTGACAAGTTAGCGGCCAAGAGAGCAGCAAATCTTGATACGACTGCAGACGCTTCAATCAGAGTAGACAGACCGATTTTGACGAGATTATATTTATTGATTCCTGCGATATTATTAGTTGTCTGGATTATTCGAGGTTATTCACTTATGCGGGCCGGTATGGTCGGAATTTTCTCGTGTCTTGCGTGCGACGTGATTAATTATTTCGTGAACAAACCTGATTTCTTAGATCTCAAAAAATTATGGGGATGCTGCGTTGATGGAGCTAAACAGGCCGCGGCGATTGCGATTCCTACAGCAGCGTGCGGAATTATTATAAATGTCGTTACTCAGCAGACTTCATTAGCTACAAATTTATCGACTTTGATTCGTTCGCTTGGGACTAGTTATTTATTCTTGGCTCTTGTTATTGCGATGATTGGCTGCATGATTTTAGGAATGGCGTTACCGACTGTTGCGGCGTATTTGGTCGGAGTAATTTTATTTGTGCCGTGTATTCAGCCGATTTTGTTGCAGACAGGGCTTCCGCGTGCGACTGCTGATTTATGCGCGAATATGTTTGTGTTCTATTATGGGATAATGGCGCAGATAACTCCGCCGGTTTGTGTGGCCTCGTACACTGCCGCAGGTATTGCCGGAGCTGATGCAATGAAAACAGGCTTGAAGGGCTTTACGTTCGCTATGGTCGGATTCTTAGTCCCGTTTGTGTTCGTGTATAATCCTCCGTTATTGCTTAAAGGTGAGTGGAGCGAAATAATTATTGCAGTGATTCAGCTTGCGTTAGGAACATATTTCTTGGCCGTAATGGTCGCGGGATATTTCAAGACTCATTTAAACACGATTGAGAGAATTTTATTATTTGCTGCTGCTTTGAGCTTGATTGCTCCTGAAATTATAAGCTCTATAGTCGGTGCAGTGTTGGGAATTGCGATTTTATTCATCAATGCACGTAATGCGAAGAAATAA
- a CDS encoding FAD-binding protein → MIAGSGLAALATAARLHELGVNDIAIYANGLGGTPYIAAINFVLPGNPYGDTPELYAQDMLKAGYNIGNKQLVNEMAANTFKGYELLCRWGVTFAHNEDGSIKLRHVSGHTYPRSLCQTTNLIGVEIEKIMLPKLAEAGIEFHNHSQVVNLLTNKISGKIEGFTVIENNGEPYNVYAPVVVASWGGVGNLLGTSTYPDDVKGNTLGMAKQAGAKLVDIEFIEFEPMVMMSPPGAVGEPCPTAMLGEGGYLLNSDGERFLLEVRPQGEAGAPKSLINHEIWKQVAKGKGNPHGGIWVDLRHIDINILKAYPWFYNRLIQSGCDPKNELLEVGPMPHSFSGGIRIDSNYESDVKGLYAIGEACGGIHGACRCAGNAASQATLSGLLCAEGIMKTGEFDREIQDSPVIYNRDDSVREKYLAELQKIAGHSLGVYRNGADLEKTLSATNDIMNSPEAKRDDLTMQTALAINLIAAAALNRKESRGTHNRTDYPDSSPDYEKEFIF, encoded by the coding sequence ATAATCGCCGGGAGTGGTCTGGCGGCACTCGCAACAGCTGCTAGACTTCATGAACTCGGAGTCAATGACATCGCAATTTACGCAAACGGACTCGGCGGTACTCCATACATTGCAGCAATAAATTTCGTCCTGCCCGGTAATCCATACGGCGACACTCCGGAACTTTACGCGCAGGACATGTTAAAGGCCGGTTACAACATCGGCAACAAACAATTAGTCAACGAAATGGCCGCAAATACTTTCAAGGGCTATGAGCTTTTATGCAGATGGGGCGTAACATTTGCTCACAATGAAGACGGCTCTATAAAATTGCGTCATGTGTCGGGACATACTTATCCGCGTTCACTTTGTCAGACTACAAATTTAATCGGCGTTGAGATCGAAAAAATTATGCTCCCCAAATTAGCAGAGGCCGGAATCGAATTTCATAATCATTCACAAGTCGTTAATCTGCTGACAAATAAAATTTCCGGAAAAATCGAGGGCTTCACAGTAATTGAGAACAACGGAGAGCCTTATAACGTTTATGCGCCTGTAGTCGTAGCATCATGGGGCGGAGTCGGGAATCTTTTAGGCACGTCAACATATCCCGATGATGTCAAGGGTAATACTTTAGGAATGGCAAAACAGGCCGGAGCAAAACTCGTTGACATTGAATTTATCGAATTTGAGCCAATGGTCATGATGTCTCCTCCCGGTGCTGTAGGTGAACCATGTCCGACTGCAATGTTAGGTGAAGGCGGTTATTTGCTTAACTCTGACGGAGAAAGATTTTTACTTGAGGTACGTCCTCAGGGTGAAGCAGGCGCGCCGAAATCTTTAATCAATCACGAAATTTGGAAGCAGGTCGCAAAAGGCAAAGGCAACCCTCACGGCGGAATCTGGGTAGACTTGCGCCATATCGATATAAACATTTTGAAGGCTTATCCGTGGTTCTATAATAGGTTGATTCAAAGCGGGTGCGATCCAAAGAATGAATTATTAGAAGTCGGGCCCATGCCGCACAGTTTTTCAGGAGGAATCAGAATCGACAGCAATTACGAGTCAGACGTTAAAGGACTCTATGCTATCGGCGAGGCTTGCGGAGGGATTCACGGCGCTTGCAGGTGTGCGGGCAATGCAGCGAGTCAGGCGACACTATCCGGACTCTTATGCGCTGAAGGTATCATGAAAACCGGCGAATTTGATAGAGAGATTCAAGACTCACCCGTCATATATAACCGCGATGACTCAGTGCGTGAAAAATATCTTGCTGAATTGCAGAAAATTGCGGGTCATTCTTTGGGCGTTTACAGGAACGGAGCAGACCTCGAAAAAACTTTATCCGCTACAAATGATATAATGAACTCACCCGAAGCAAAACGCGATGATTTAACAATGCAGACAGCCCTAGCAATTAATTTAATCGCAGCAGCAGCATTGAACCGCAAAGAAAGCCGCGGGACTCATAACAGGACAGATTACCCGGATTCAAGCCCTGATTACGAGAAAGAATTTATATTTTAG
- a CDS encoding PepSY domain-containing protein, with translation MSRKFFAAIIFALVLGIFAGAAFADDSYFVREEAARRNMHLISVEQAKSIAEGRLNSRNVIFKDVDLDNEADDYPNGTNFRPVYQIECLSGGQEYDIDIDAVTGQVLKFKLDD, from the coding sequence ATGAGCAGGAAATTTTTTGCAGCAATTATTTTCGCGCTAGTGTTAGGAATTTTCGCGGGGGCAGCATTTGCCGATGACAGTTATTTTGTCCGCGAGGAAGCAGCTCGCAGAAACATGCATTTAATCAGCGTCGAACAGGCTAAATCAATTGCAGAAGGCAGATTAAATTCACGCAATGTAATCTTCAAAGATGTAGATCTCGACAATGAAGCCGACGATTACCCCAACGGAACAAATTTCAGGCCGGTTTATCAGATTGAGTGCTTGTCTGGCGGTCAAGAATATGATATTGACATTGACGCGGTAACAGGTCAGGTGCTTAAATTCAAGCTCGACGATTAA
- a CDS encoding ABC transporter ATP-binding protein, translating into MNQVVLRHVTKKFTTRTMGTVTAVDDFNLEIKEGECFSFLGPSGCGKTTTLRMIAGFEDLSEGEIELCGRLVSSKAKNLYIPPEERDLGMVFQAFAVWPHMNIFDNVAFPLKIRKVAKKEIAARVKEALKHCSLDGLEKLYPSELSGGQQQRIALARAIVTNPKVMLLDEPLSNLDPKLRETMRFEIKELQRQFGFTIIFVTHDQSEAMAISDRMMVCDMGKIMQIDTPENLYKQPNSRFVHNFLGESTFINVEIKDGRVFPKNDYSQAINIAIPNSANSEMVIATRPNAIKLSKDSGFMTRIEKRIFLTDKTEYLVSVGEQLVKIQTPHRVVFAPGESCGIEITSPGWYLPEDKAAEAERARRQRF; encoded by the coding sequence ATGAATCAAGTAGTTTTACGGCATGTAACGAAAAAATTTACTACACGCACAATGGGAACTGTTACGGCTGTTGATGATTTCAACCTCGAAATAAAAGAAGGCGAGTGCTTCTCATTTTTAGGGCCTTCAGGGTGCGGGAAGACTACGACTTTGCGAATGATTGCAGGCTTTGAAGATTTATCAGAGGGCGAAATTGAATTATGCGGGCGTTTAGTGTCGAGTAAGGCGAAAAATTTATATATTCCTCCTGAAGAGCGCGATTTAGGAATGGTATTTCAGGCGTTTGCGGTATGGCCTCACATGAACATATTTGATAATGTTGCGTTCCCGTTAAAGATTCGCAAGGTCGCAAAAAAGGAGATTGCAGCAAGAGTCAAAGAGGCGTTAAAGCATTGTTCACTTGACGGACTCGAAAAATTATATCCGTCAGAATTATCCGGAGGCCAGCAGCAGAGAATTGCTCTAGCACGCGCAATAGTTACGAATCCAAAAGTAATGTTGCTTGACGAGCCTTTATCGAATCTCGACCCGAAATTACGCGAGACAATGAGATTTGAGATAAAAGAGTTACAGCGCCAATTTGGATTCACGATTATATTCGTAACTCATGACCAGTCCGAAGCAATGGCAATTTCTGACAGAATGATGGTGTGCGATATGGGGAAAATCATGCAGATAGATACGCCCGAAAATTTATATAAGCAGCCTAATTCGAGATTTGTGCATAATTTTTTAGGTGAGTCAACGTTTATAAATGTCGAGATCAAAGACGGTCGAGTCTTCCCGAAAAATGATTATTCGCAGGCGATTAATATTGCGATTCCCAACAGTGCAAATAGTGAAATGGTCATAGCAACGAGGCCGAACGCTATAAAATTAAGCAAAGATTCAGGCTTCATGACTCGAATCGAGAAAAGAATATTTCTCACTGATAAGACAGAGTATTTAGTCTCAGTAGGTGAACAATTAGTGAAGATTCAGACTCCTCATAGAGTAGTATTTGCTCCGGGTGAATCGTGCGGAATAGAAATAACTTCACCGGGCTGGTATCTTCCAGAGGACAAAGCAGCAGAGGCCGAACGCGCAAGAAGACAAAGATTTTAA
- a CDS encoding iron ABC transporter permease, with the protein MFKQKNDLAAMEGKRLGLDGIMTALSFALLFVIVVIPIFMIIYNAFFYEGKFDLTLFTSVIFDRENLKAMGNTIIIAVAVTIFGTIMGLFYAWLLGRSDIPAKGFMRALFTIPYMFPPFFGAMAWDLLFSGRAGYINRWLMSTFHLRTAPVNINSLGGIIFVECSYYFPFVFMQVVSALERMDPTLEESARIAGARQSQVIWKITLPLVKPAISAGALLILISSLAHFGVPSILGFSKNIFTLPTMIYALINRSGGSFEGIRQGTALSILLVAVVAIALVIQKKVLSSGSYDIIKGKSMRPTLIKLRGAKYPLLFLACLTLLIIVVVPLVMIFLVALVKAYGLPLTWKNFSFSNYEKVFASPATLDSIKNSLFLSVTAGLVCMFLGVMIAYVINRIKPRGKSILEILSILPYSIPGTVLAIGVILSWSGSIMNITLYNTIWIILVAYMARYLSFSMKSASASLLQVNSSLEEASRACGATHTESLRDITLPLIKPAMVSGFFLIFLPAMRELTTSILLYGPYSRTLGVQIFALRDAGMIPQAAALASVAIVIIIICNAIVTWITKDRKGA; encoded by the coding sequence ATGTTCAAGCAAAAAAATGATCTTGCAGCAATGGAAGGCAAGAGACTCGGACTTGACGGCATTATGACGGCTTTAAGTTTTGCGCTGTTGTTCGTTATAGTTGTGATTCCGATTTTCATGATTATATATAATGCGTTCTTCTATGAGGGAAAATTTGATTTGACTCTTTTTACGAGCGTAATATTTGACCGTGAAAATTTGAAAGCTATGGGCAACACGATAATAATTGCTGTAGCAGTTACGATTTTCGGGACGATTATGGGATTATTTTATGCTTGGCTGCTTGGCCGGAGTGATATTCCCGCAAAAGGTTTTATGCGCGCATTATTTACGATTCCGTATATGTTTCCGCCTTTTTTCGGTGCAATGGCGTGGGACTTGCTTTTTTCGGGGCGTGCAGGTTATATAAATCGCTGGCTGATGTCAACTTTTCATTTGCGTACTGCTCCCGTGAATATAAATAGTTTGGGCGGGATAATTTTTGTAGAATGCTCGTATTATTTCCCGTTTGTGTTCATGCAGGTAGTAAGCGCGCTCGAAAGAATGGATCCGACATTAGAAGAGTCAGCAAGAATCGCCGGTGCTCGTCAATCACAAGTCATTTGGAAAATTACACTTCCTCTTGTGAAACCTGCAATATCGGCGGGAGCTTTGTTGATTCTAATTTCGTCGCTCGCACATTTTGGAGTCCCGTCAATATTAGGATTCTCGAAAAATATTTTTACGTTACCTACAATGATTTACGCATTAATTAACAGGTCAGGGGGCAGCTTTGAAGGAATCAGACAGGGTACGGCGTTATCGATATTGCTTGTTGCAGTTGTTGCTATTGCGTTAGTGATTCAGAAAAAAGTTTTGAGCTCCGGAAGCTATGACATCATAAAGGGTAAATCAATGAGGCCGACTCTAATAAAATTGCGCGGTGCAAAATATCCGTTGTTATTTCTTGCGTGCTTGACTCTATTAATAATTGTTGTAGTGCCGCTTGTGATGATTTTCTTAGTAGCGCTTGTGAAGGCTTACGGGCTGCCGTTGACGTGGAAAAATTTTTCATTCAGCAATTACGAGAAAGTTTTTGCATCTCCCGCGACCCTTGACTCGATAAAAAATTCGCTTTTCCTGTCAGTAACAGCTGGTTTAGTGTGTATGTTCTTGGGCGTAATGATTGCATATGTAATAAACCGCATAAAACCGCGCGGAAAAAGTATATTAGAGATTCTCTCGATTCTGCCTTATTCGATTCCCGGCACAGTTTTAGCAATCGGAGTAATTTTATCGTGGTCAGGCTCAATCATGAACATAACGCTATATAATACGATTTGGATAATTTTAGTTGCTTATATGGCGAGATATTTATCATTCTCGATGAAGAGTGCGAGTGCGTCATTATTGCAAGTTAATTCATCACTTGAGGAGGCTTCGAGGGCTTGCGGTGCGACACACACTGAGTCATTGCGTGATATAACTCTTCCATTAATAAAGCCTGCTATGGTGTCGGGATTTTTCCTGATATTTTTGCCTGCGATGAGAGAGCTTACGACTTCGATTTTGCTTTACGGACCTTATAGCCGCACATTAGGAGTGCAAATTTTCGCGTTACGTGATGCAGGGATGATTCCTCAGGCTGCTGCGTTAGCTTCTGTTGCAATCGTGATAATAATTATCTGCAATGCGATAGTAACATGGATAACTAAGGACAGGAAGGGAGCATAA
- a CDS encoding ABC transporter ATP-binding protein produces MAGIKFINISFAYGDKTILENFSLDVEDSQIMCLLGPSGCGKTTLMRCLLGLNKPSTGEIYIGDRCVFSREKRINIPPERRGVGVVFQDYAVWPHMTVLENVAYPLKKQRLERSEIERKARYALEQVRMSDYAPYLPSQLSGGQQQRVAIARALVSSDEVIVMDEPITNLDAKLREEMLIEIRQIQKNIGTTILYITHDQEASLQLCDKMAIMNADGSLSQIGTDEDIILRPANRFVFEFIGVSNFFRLAKKNNSWCFHDNEALKFDESIPQNFDSFVDMGVRPNDIIFDDSSTIRGRVKRSVFLGSEYNMFIDFDGQEVRVRRSTFDDGAGLIAEGSDVGLKFLNPVFYPAKEA; encoded by the coding sequence ATGGCAGGAATAAAATTTATCAATATTTCATTTGCTTACGGCGATAAAACAATTCTCGAAAATTTTTCACTCGACGTAGAAGACTCGCAAATAATGTGTCTGCTAGGGCCCTCAGGGTGCGGGAAGACAACTTTAATGCGGTGCCTGCTGGGACTCAATAAGCCCTCAACAGGAGAAATTTATATCGGCGACAGATGTGTTTTTTCGCGCGAAAAAAGAATCAATATTCCCCCTGAACGCCGGGGAGTCGGAGTCGTCTTTCAAGATTACGCCGTGTGGCCTCACATGACAGTTTTAGAAAATGTAGCTTACCCGCTCAAGAAACAGAGACTCGAACGCTCAGAAATTGAACGCAAAGCACGTTACGCCCTCGAACAAGTAAGAATGAGTGATTATGCGCCTTATTTGCCGAGTCAATTATCAGGAGGACAGCAGCAAAGAGTCGCAATCGCAAGAGCATTAGTCAGCTCCGATGAAGTTATTGTAATGGACGAGCCTATAACAAATCTTGACGCTAAATTACGTGAAGAAATGTTAATTGAGATTCGCCAGATTCAGAAAAATATCGGCACAACAATTTTATATATCACTCACGATCAAGAGGCTTCACTGCAATTATGCGACAAAATGGCAATCATGAACGCTGACGGGTCATTATCGCAAATAGGCACTGACGAAGATATTATATTACGTCCTGCAAATAGATTCGTGTTTGAGTTTATCGGCGTGTCAAATTTCTTCAGGCTCGCGAAAAAAAATAATTCGTGGTGCTTCCATGATAATGAGGCTTTAAAATTTGATGAGTCAATCCCGCAAAATTTTGATTCATTCGTTGATATGGGAGTCAGACCTAATGACATTATATTTGATGACAGCTCAACTATAAGAGGCAGAGTCAAACGTTCTGTATTTCTCGGCAGTGAATATAATATGTTCATTGACTTTGACGGCCAAGAAGTAAGAGTCCGCCGCAGCACATTTGATGATGGAGCAGGACTAATCGCAGAAGGTTCAGACGTTGGACTAAAATTTTTGAATCCCGTTTTCTATCCGGCAAAGGAGGCATAA